The proteins below are encoded in one region of Maribacter aestuarii:
- a CDS encoding ABC transporter ATP-binding protein, translating to MITIKNLKKSFKTEEVETLALNNVNLKVEDGEFVAIMGPSGCGKSTLLNIIGMLDNPTEGSYNFAGNEVGGLKESQRTQLRKGNLGFVFQSFNLIDELTVYENVELPLIYLKMGKSERKEKVMKVLERMKIAHREKHFPQQLSGGQQQRVAISRAVVTNPKLILADEPTGNLDSKNGIEVMNLLTELNQEGTTIVMVTHSDRDSHYAHRVVNLFDGQVVTESQNRAIGAMV from the coding sequence ATGATAACGATTAAAAATTTAAAAAAGAGCTTCAAGACAGAGGAGGTAGAAACCTTGGCCTTGAACAATGTAAACCTAAAAGTAGAAGATGGTGAATTTGTCGCTATCATGGGTCCTTCTGGGTGTGGAAAATCTACGCTGCTGAACATCATTGGAATGTTGGACAACCCAACGGAGGGGAGCTACAACTTCGCGGGCAATGAAGTGGGCGGACTCAAGGAAAGTCAGCGTACTCAATTACGAAAGGGCAACTTGGGATTTGTATTCCAAAGCTTCAATCTTATAGATGAACTTACGGTTTATGAGAATGTTGAGCTTCCGCTTATCTATTTAAAAATGGGTAAGAGCGAGCGAAAAGAAAAGGTGATGAAGGTATTGGAGCGCATGAAGATAGCCCATAGGGAAAAACATTTTCCACAGCAACTATCCGGAGGGCAACAACAGCGTGTGGCTATTTCCAGGGCAGTAGTTACCAATCCAAAATTGATTCTTGCGGATGAGCCTACAGGAAATTTGGATTCCAAAAATGGTATTGAAGTAATGAACCTGTTGACGGAATTGAACCAGGAAGGAACAACTATAGTAATGGTAACACACTCGGACAGGGATTCACATTATGCACATAGGGTCGTAAACCTATTCGACGGTCAAGTAGTTACGGAAAGCCAAAATAGGGCTATTGGGGCAATGGTCTAA